A section of the Methanococcus voltae genome encodes:
- a CDS encoding cache domain-containing protein produces MVKFKKISTKLIVLAVVVALVPLIISSGSSLSTLQGSMATQTHEALVSDVNLAESVMAIKMDSLSSLNDYTSKTYGMINSIENRDIDDLNSRIKILNQGSDIDLMAITDKNGKIISSNINKDVDVSNILNQLIPSGTNHGLLKLSSSFMSNFPKSKIDGVSEGIGLVAIDQVSKDGQVIGYLVMVKIVNNDASIVDEIKSITGNEVTVFMDNVRVSTSILNGGTRFVGTKSSDEVYSETKAGNTYDGEANINDEDYITIYEPLHDVNGNYIGMLFVGTPKATYASLMNQLMTQSVIVSLLGLLISVALAFFISKSISKPMALLKEGAEKFSQGDYSHRVVVNTHDETHDLAESFNEMADNVVELNKTLDLDKAKLAELLREISEVMNKVADGDLTARMVEHEDNKGLDKAINSGVISTGDLISELKEQLSILDNEVHNIRK; encoded by the coding sequence ATGGTAAAATTTAAAAAAATAAGTACAAAATTGATAGTTTTGGCCGTAGTTGTAGCATTAGTCCCTTTAATTATATCAAGCGGTTCTTCTCTATCAACTTTACAAGGAAGCATGGCTACTCAAACACATGAGGCCTTAGTAAGTGATGTAAATCTTGCAGAATCTGTAATGGCCATTAAAATGGATTCTTTAAGTTCTTTAAATGATTATACCTCTAAAACATATGGTATGATAAATTCTATAGAAAATAGAGACATTGATGATTTGAATAGCCGTATAAAAATTCTAAATCAAGGTTCAGATATTGATTTAATGGCAATAACTGACAAAAATGGTAAAATTATTTCATCTAATATCAATAAGGATGTAGATGTATCTAATATATTGAATCAATTAATCCCTTCTGGAACAAATCATGGTCTTTTAAAACTATCCTCTAGTTTTATGAGCAATTTCCCAAAATCTAAAATAGATGGGGTTTCTGAAGGTATTGGTTTAGTAGCTATTGACCAAGTTTCCAAAGATGGGCAAGTAATTGGTTATTTGGTTATGGTAAAAATAGTAAATAACGATGCAAGTATCGTTGATGAAATAAAATCCATTACAGGTAATGAAGTTACCGTATTCATGGATAATGTAAGGGTATCTACAAGTATCTTAAACGGAGGTACTAGATTTGTAGGTACAAAATCTTCTGATGAAGTATATTCAGAAACTAAAGCGGGTAATACATACGATGGAGAGGCAAATATTAATGACGAAGACTATATAACTATTTACGAGCCATTACATGACGTAAATGGTAATTATATAGGTATGTTGTTTGTAGGCACTCCTAAAGCCACATATGCAAGTTTAATGAATCAATTAATGACACAATCAGTAATTGTTAGTTTATTGGGCTTATTAATTTCAGTGGCATTAGCATTCTTTATTAGTAAATCTATATCAAAACCAATGGCTTTATTAAAAGAAGGAGCTGAAAAATTTAGTCAAGGTGATTATAGCCATAGGGTTGTAGTTAATACACACGATGAAACTCATGATTTGGCTGAATCCTTTAACGAAATGGCTGATAATGTAGTAGAATTAAATAAAACATTAGACCTGGATAAAGCTAAATTGGCTGAATTATTGCGAGAAATCAGTGAAGTAATGAATAAAGTTGCAGATGGTGACTTAACTGCTAGAATGGTTGAACATGAAGA
- a CDS encoding flavodoxin family protein, with translation MKILGISGSPKKEGNTSYLVKKALEEAEKLGFETEFISLAGLELNPCIACEMCKKGENCIIIDDIEDIVDSMDEADGIILGSPVYFGGVSAQLKMIMDRSRSLRANRKLKNKVGAAISVGASRNGGQETTIRQIHDYMHIQSMIVVADEFPTAHYGGTGWGSTPGDCANDEFGTMTAQNVGKKVAEVLKLINK, from the coding sequence ATGAAAATATTAGGAATTAGTGGTTCACCAAAAAAAGAAGGTAATACATCATATCTTGTAAAAAAAGCATTAGAAGAAGCTGAAAAATTAGGTTTTGAAACAGAATTCATATCATTAGCTGGTTTAGAATTAAATCCATGTATCGCATGTGAAATGTGTAAAAAAGGAGAAAACTGTATTATCATAGATGATATAGAAGATATCGTGGATTCAATGGATGAAGCCGATGGTATAATCTTAGGTTCCCCCGTATACTTCGGTGGCGTGTCCGCTCAATTAAAAATGATAATGGATAGATCCAGGTCATTACGTGCAAACCGAAAACTTAAAAATAAAGTAGGAGCTGCTATTTCAGTAGGTGCTTCAAGAAATGGTGGTCAAGAAACTACCATAAGACAAATTCATGACTACATGCACATTCAATCTATGATTGTAGTTGCAGACGAATTCCCAACGGCTCATTATGGAGGTACAGGTTGGGGTTCAACACCAGGGGACTGTGCAAACGACGAATTTGGTACAATGACTGCTCAAAACGTTGGTAAAAAGGTAGCAGAAGTTTTAAAATTAATCAATAAATAA